The genomic region GCGATCCCGTCGTCCGGCATGTCGTCGGGCAGGGCCTTGGCCCAGCGCTCGACGTCCTCCGGGCTGACGACCTTCTTGAGCTGGGCCGACATGTACGGGCGGAGCGGAACCTCGGGGGTCTGCTTCTCGCCGACCCACATGAGATCGCTCTTCACATAGCCGTACAGACGCTTGCCACCGTTGTACGGGCCCGAGGCGGCCGTGCGGGCGACCGCGTCCGTGACCAGGTCGATCTGGGGCTTCTTGGCGGCCAGCTCGCCGTACCAGACCTCGACGACACCGTCGTCGCGGACCATGACGACCTCGACCTTGCGGTCCTGGTCGATCCGCCAGTAGCCGGACTCGGACTCCAGCGGCCGCACCTTGTTGCCCTCGGAGTCGAGGACCCAGGTGTGCGAGTGGTACTCCAGGAAGTCCCGCCCGTCGTGGGTGAAGCTGACTTCCTGGCCGAAGTTGCACTTCTCGTCGCCGGGGAAGTCGTGGACGCCCGCGCCGGTCCAGTTGCCCAGGAGAAAGACAAGGGGGACGAGGTCCTTGTGCAGGTCGGACGGGATCTCGATCATGAGGTCGGCAGTTCCTTGATGGGGGTCAGCGCTGGCCCTGGTACAGCTTCTTCACGGCCAGCCCGGTGAAGGCGAGAACACCGACACAGACCAGGACCAGCAGGGCTTCGAAGAAGTACTCAAGCACGGGGTGCTCCTCGGGGGTGACACGGTGGTTTGGCGTTGCAGAGCCGCCCCCACTCTAGTCGGGCGGGGACCGGGGCTCTCCCTGAGGTAGGCCCTACCATTCGCCCCATGGCGAAGAAGCTCGTGATCAAGGTGACGGCGGGGGCGGACGCTCCCGAACGCTGCTCTCAGGCGTTCACGGTGGCCGCGGTCGCCGTGGCCAGTGGCGTGGACGTGTCGCTCTGGCTGACCGGCGAGTCCGCGTGGTTCGCGCTGCCGGGCCGGGCCGCCGAGTTCGAGCTGCCGCACGCGGCCCCGCTCCCCGATCTGCTCGACTCGATCCTGGCCGGGGGCCGCCTCACCCTCTGCACGCAGTGCGCTGCCCGCCGCGACATCACGGAGAAGGACGTCATCGAGGGCGTACGGATCGCGGG from Streptomyces sp. NBC_00878 harbors:
- a CDS encoding DsrE family protein is translated as MAKKLVIKVTAGADAPERCSQAFTVAAVAVASGVDVSLWLTGESAWFALPGRAAEFELPHAAPLPDLLDSILAGGRLTLCTQCAARRDITEKDVIEGVRIAGAQVFVQEALGDETQALVY
- a CDS encoding FABP family protein, with amino-acid sequence MIEIPSDLHKDLVPLVFLLGNWTGAGVHDFPGDEKCNFGQEVSFTHDGRDFLEYHSHTWVLDSEGNKVRPLESESGYWRIDQDRKVEVVMVRDDGVVEVWYGELAAKKPQIDLVTDAVARTAASGPYNGGKRLYGYVKSDLMWVGEKQTPEVPLRPYMSAQLKKVVSPEDVERWAKALPDDMPDDGIAFFK